A window of Kyrpidia spormannii genomic DNA:
CGTCTACGCAAACCCCTCCCTGGCTAAAGCCACCAGGGAGGGATCTTTTGGGGGGAGGGAGCTGTTACCATTTTCGATACGGAAGGAATTTGCCGTTCATCACGACTTGTACCCGGTCCCCTTTGGGATCTTCGACCCGGCGCACGCTCATTTCAAAATCGATGGCGGACATGATGCCGTCGCCGAATTTTTCGTGGATCAACTCTTTGAGCGCCGGCCCGTAGACTAGCAAAATCTCGTAAAATCGATAAAGAACGGGATCCGTGGGGGGCATGGGAACCGTTGTTCCGCGGTACGGGATGACCGTCAGCGCCTGCACCGCGTCTTCCGGGAGCTCCAGCAAACTGCCCACCTTTTGTGCTTCTTCCGGGGAAAGCGGTGCCTGACCGAGCAATGCGGTGGCTGTCCACGCCTCCGAGCGACCAATCGCGCCGGCAATATCCTTCCATTTTAGGCCCAACCGCTGTTTCGCTTCGATCACCTGCCGGGTGACCTCGGCTTTTTCCATATTTTTGACTCCTTTCCCGAATGTGTGTGAAGAAAATGTGAAGTAAACGTTAACATACAGAAGTTGCACCGGGACAAATACCAGATTCGCGTTAAATTATACGACACAAAGCGCCGAAATCAATGGGCACACGTAAACAATAGGTGACATGTGTGAGAACGAAGTGCGACGCGTATGAAAAGATTCGAAAGTTCTGGAAAATAGACGGTGACCGGTGTATCCGGCCCGGCCGGGGCCGCCCGGGATTTAACCCCGGGCATAGCGGCCAAAATGGAACATCCGCAGTCCAATGCGGGTCAAAGAAAGAATGGGTGCACCGATTTTCCAAATGACGCGGCCGGCGAACACGCCGATCACCATTCCGGCCAACACGTCCGTCGGCCAGTGTACCCCGGTGTACACCCGGGCGATCATTGTCAGGACCGCCAGGGCTGTCAATCCCGCAGCCACCCAGCGGTTGATTTTCCCCCAAGTTGCAGAAGCCAGAGCAAAGCTGCCCGATGCGTGGTCGCTGGGGAACGAGGCGTCCGGTGCGTGGGGGATGAGCTCGGTGAAGGTGCCCGCCGCCAGGACCGTGAACGGACGCGGGCGAAACCATATGTGGGAGATGACAAGGTTCACCAGCAAGGCCAGGATGCCGGCGAAAACTGCCACCACCAAGGCGTGCCGGGGCCCTTCCTCCCGTTTGGGCAAGAGCAGCCACAGGGCGATAAAGGCAATGGCATAGATCTCGACGGAGTACTGGGCGACGGAACTCATCAAACCGTCCAGCCAGGTGTGATGTCCCGCTTGGCTGTTCACGATGTGAAACAACGCAGCATCAAAGGTATTCATGGGTTCCTCCTTATCCAACCGACCCGGCGGTTGGTCATCGTTGCGAGAACGGCGCCGATCCCGGCGCACCACGCCAGGGCGAGCAGCACCGGCCCCGCAGCGGGAATATTGGCGAATGCCATGACGAGAACCGCGCCGATCAGTCCTTGAAGGCCCGGCGAAGAAAGGGCGGGACCGTCACCTGTGGGTTGCAGCAGTCGAGTGGCCCAGACCGACACTGCCCCCAGGCCGATGAGCCCGGCGATCCCGTAGGCGACCAAAATCAACGCCGCAATGGGGGCGCCAATCACCGTCACCGCCAGGACGGCGCTCAGGGCGACGACCGCCAAGGACCCCAGCACTCCCACCAAGGTGGTGCGTCCAAAGGAGTCTTCGATGTAGGACACGGTTCCGTCCAGGTGGCGGCGCAAAATCAGAACCGCCAAGGTGGGAAGAACGACCAAGAGCACACTCCCGGCCAGGCGCAAAGCCCAGAGGCCGGCGGCGAGGGCGGCTCCAAGGGCGACGCTGTCCAACCACCTGGCGCCGGCGGGAATATGGTACAAGGCCTCGACCTGGGCCCCGGGGTCGATGACCGTCTGGCCTCCCCAAGTGACCACGATCCCCGCCCGGGCCGTCGATCGCAGATGCAGGTCGCCCCGGGTGACGACCAAAAGATCTCGAACGGTGCCGGCCACGTCTGCCGGGTTTCCTACCACGAGTACGACTTCCGCCGTATCTCCGTACGGGATGGTGACCGGGTTCTGGGCGACGATGGACCGATCCGGGACGGCGGCCAGCAGGCGCTGGGGAGCCGAACCTGCGAAGAAAAAGGTCACCAAGGCGGAAAGGAGCACCGCCGACAGAAGCGTTTTCTGTTTGACTTCCATGTGCTGCATCCTGCAGCCTCCCAACATTGTCTCGTAGCCCTCCCCGCCGGTCGTACCGTCTTCGGCCGAATTCTTACCCGGGTGTGGACGAGGACCGCCAGGTTCGGCGGATGATCTCCCGGGCTGCGATCCAGGACAGGAAGGCAATCCCGATTCCCATAGCTGTCATCACCGGGGCCCCGATTGTCGCGGAACTCCACCACAGCCCTAGCAAAATCCTCATACCCCGCAGAAGGTGGCCGGCCAGCCGGATGAAGGAGTGGTCGATTGGATAAGCGACCACCGGGGCTGCGACCGCCATGAGGGCGAGAAGCCCGGTGGCCACCAAGGCGACGATTCCGGCGTCAAACCGTTGTTTAGCCCGGCGGAGAGCCGTGATGCGCCGGTTTACCGCATGTTCAAAGTCTGGCGGGGCGCTCCATGCGGCGAGAGCTTCGTGAACGCCTAGGGACGCCGATCGCAACTCTGCGAGGCGGATCCTGCAGACCGGGCAATGGGCCAGATGTGTCGCTACGGCCGTCTCCTCTTCCTCTGGGAGCTCTCCGTCGAGATGGGCGGAGAGGCGTTCCTGGACTTCCCGGCATTGCACGACCATTCCTCCTCGGGTGAGTCGTTGATGAACAAGCGACGAAGCTGCAGACGGGCGTGATGGAGCCTCGAACGAACCGTTCCCACGGGAATGCCCACGATGTCCGCAATCTCTTGATATTGAAATCCATGAACCTCGTGCAGCACCAGGACTGCCCGGTGTTCCGGGCTCAGTTGAGCCAGGGCGTCGAGCAGAACCGTCCGTCCCTCCGGGTCCTGGGCGAAAGCGTTGCCGGGGGCTCCCCCTTCTCCTTGCTCAGCGGCGGAACGGATTTGCTCCCCCTCCCTGATGCGATTTTTCACCGCATCCAGGGCTTGTCGGGTGGCGATTCTCGCCAGCCACCCCGGGAAGGCGCCATCATCTTTGAGCGCGCGAAGGGAGAGAAAAGCCCGGACGAACGATTCCTGGGCGACATCCGCCGCTTCCTCGGGGTTCCGCACGATGGCCAGGGCGGTGCGGAAAACCATATTCTGGTATCGGCGCACGAGCGTGGAAAATGCCTTCCGGTTCCCGGCTTTGGCCAGTCGAACGAGCTGCACGTCGTCGTCCAAGGAGCGCTCCTCCCTTGCCCTCTATACAAGAAGACTGTCCGGACAGGACAGAAGTTCATCGTCGATGAAGATTTTTTGCAACAATTTTTCCGAACCGACACAAAGGCTTACTTCATGTTGTATCACATTTGGCACCCCGCCATGCCGGGAGGGATCTGACCCAGGCCGTCGAATCATATAGGATATGGGATGCGGCAGGCAGATTCCCAGTTTCCAGCGGGGGGAGGATAGGTTAGAGTTGGAGCCATCAATCGTCAAAGAAGAGATCCTTCGCCCGCGTCGGGGAATTCTCGCCCTGGTCTTGGGCGGTTTAACGGGGCTGGGGCCTTTCACCGTGGACATGTATCTGCCAT
This region includes:
- a CDS encoding phosphatase PAP2 family protein, with the translated sequence MNTFDAALFHIVNSQAGHHTWLDGLMSSVAQYSVEIYAIAFIALWLLLPKREEGPRHALVVAVFAGILALLVNLVISHIWFRPRPFTVLAAGTFTELIPHAPDASFPSDHASGSFALASATWGKINRWVAAGLTALAVLTMIARVYTGVHWPTDVLAGMVIGVFAGRVIWKIGAPILSLTRIGLRMFHFGRYARG
- a CDS encoding anti-sigma factor family protein, whose protein sequence is MQCREVQERLSAHLDGELPEEEETAVATHLAHCPVCRIRLAELRSASLGVHEALAAWSAPPDFEHAVNRRITALRRAKQRFDAGIVALVATGLLALMAVAAPVVAYPIDHSFIRLAGHLLRGMRILLGLWWSSATIGAPVMTAMGIGIAFLSWIAAREIIRRTWRSSSTPG
- the cynS gene encoding cyanase, with product MEKAEVTRQVIEAKQRLGLKWKDIAGAIGRSEAWTATALLGQAPLSPEEAQKVGSLLELPEDAVQALTVIPYRGTTVPMPPTDPVLYRFYEILLVYGPALKELIHEKFGDGIMSAIDFEMSVRRVEDPKGDRVQVVMNGKFLPYRKW
- a CDS encoding RNA polymerase sigma factor, which translates into the protein MDDDVQLVRLAKAGNRKAFSTLVRRYQNMVFRTALAIVRNPEEAADVAQESFVRAFLSLRALKDDGAFPGWLARIATRQALDAVKNRIREGEQIRSAAEQGEGGAPGNAFAQDPEGRTVLLDALAQLSPEHRAVLVLHEVHGFQYQEIADIVGIPVGTVRSRLHHARLQLRRLFINDSPEEEWSCNAGKSRNASPPISTESSQRKRRRP